In one Bacillus thuringiensis genomic region, the following are encoded:
- a CDS encoding D-tyrosyl-tRNA(Tyr) deacylase, translating to MRVVLQRSKKASVTVDGEIVGQIPFGLTLLVGITHEDTEKDATYIAEKIANLRIFEDESGKMNHSVLDVEGQVLSISQFTLYGDCRKGRRPNFMDAAKPDYAERLYDFFNEEVRKQGLHVETGKFGAMMDVSLINDGPVTLIVESK from the coding sequence ATGAGAGTTGTTTTACAACGATCAAAGAAAGCGTCTGTCACAGTAGACGGTGAGATCGTAGGACAAATTCCGTTCGGTTTAACATTACTAGTTGGCATTACGCATGAAGATACAGAAAAAGATGCAACTTACATTGCAGAAAAAATTGCGAACTTACGTATTTTTGAAGATGAGAGCGGAAAGATGAATCATTCTGTACTTGATGTAGAAGGACAAGTTCTATCTATTTCGCAATTCACATTATACGGAGATTGCCGCAAGGGAAGACGTCCAAACTTTATGGATGCTGCGAAACCTGACTATGCAGAGCGTTTATACGATTTCTTTAATGAAGAAGTTCGTAAACAAGGATTACATGTGGAAACAGGAAAGTTCGGAGCAATGATGGATGTTTCTTTGATCAATGATGGTCCGGTGACCTTAATTGTAGAAAGTAAATAG
- the hisS gene encoding histidine--tRNA ligase, producing MSIQIPRGTQDILPGTVELWQYIEGQAREICRRYNYKEIRTPIFEHTELFLRGVGDTTDIVQKEMYSFQDRGERSLTLRPEGTAPVVRSYVENKMFGDATQPTKLYYIGQMFRYERPQAGRYRQFVQFGIEAIGSNDPAIDAEVIALAVEFYRGMGLKNIKVVLNSLGDTASRQAHRDALIAHFEPRIGEFCSDCQSRLEKNPLRILDCKKDRNHELMGTAPSITEYLNEDSAVYYDKVQELLTMMDVPFEKDPNLVRGLDYYQHTVFEIMSEAEGFGAITTLSGGGRYNGLVQEIGGPEMPGIGFAMSIERLIMALKAENIELPIEHSIDCYVVALGEKAKDHAAKVAFDLRKAGLSVEKDYLDRKMKAQFKSADRLKAKFVAVLGEDELDKGIINLKDMATGEQEEVALDVFASYVAEKLI from the coding sequence ATGTCTATTCAAATCCCACGGGGAACGCAAGATATTCTTCCAGGCACTGTTGAGTTATGGCAGTATATCGAAGGGCAAGCACGCGAAATTTGCCGTCGTTACAATTATAAAGAAATTCGTACACCGATTTTTGAACACACTGAGTTATTTTTACGTGGTGTTGGTGATACGACAGATATCGTACAAAAAGAAATGTACTCATTCCAAGATCGTGGAGAGCGCAGCTTAACATTACGTCCAGAAGGCACTGCACCTGTTGTACGTTCTTACGTTGAAAATAAAATGTTCGGTGACGCAACACAACCAACGAAATTATATTATATCGGTCAAATGTTCCGTTATGAAAGACCACAAGCGGGTCGCTATCGTCAATTCGTACAATTCGGTATCGAAGCAATCGGCAGTAATGACCCTGCAATTGATGCAGAAGTAATTGCGCTTGCTGTTGAATTTTACCGCGGCATGGGCTTAAAAAATATTAAAGTTGTATTAAACAGTTTAGGTGACACAGCAAGCCGTCAAGCACACCGTGATGCATTAATCGCACACTTTGAGCCACGTATCGGTGAGTTCTGTTCTGACTGTCAATCTCGTTTAGAAAAGAACCCTCTTCGTATTTTAGATTGTAAGAAGGACCGTAACCATGAATTAATGGGAACAGCACCATCTATTACAGAATACTTAAACGAAGATTCAGCAGTATACTACGACAAAGTTCAAGAACTATTAACGATGATGGATGTTCCATTTGAAAAAGATCCGAACTTAGTACGTGGTTTAGACTACTACCAACACACTGTATTTGAAATTATGAGTGAGGCAGAAGGTTTCGGTGCTATCACTACATTAAGTGGTGGTGGACGTTACAACGGACTTGTACAAGAAATCGGTGGACCAGAAATGCCAGGTATCGGTTTTGCGATGAGTATTGAACGTTTAATTATGGCGCTAAAAGCTGAAAATATTGAATTACCAATTGAACATAGCATTGATTGTTACGTTGTAGCGCTTGGTGAAAAAGCAAAAGATCATGCTGCAAAAGTTGCGTTTGATCTTCGAAAAGCTGGATTATCAGTTGAGAAAGATTATTTAGACCGCAAAATGAAAGCACAATTTAAATCAGCAGATCGTCTAAAAGCGAAATTTGTAGCTGTATTAGGGGAAGATGAGCTAGATAAAGGCATCATTAACTTAAAAGATATGGCAACGGGCGAACAAGAAGAAGTAGCATTAGATGTATTTGCTTCATACGTAGCAGAGAAATTAATATAG
- a CDS encoding YrdB family protein, translating to MLQEFNIALRFMLELCILGIVGYWGFRVGTTMAIKITLAIIIPIVFAVIWGLFGAPHAEWEVQGILHVLLEIIVFGVGIVALYHLKHHMLASGLAIVIVVNRILMFIWNQ from the coding sequence ATGCTTCAAGAATTTAATATAGCTTTACGTTTTATGCTAGAGTTATGTATTCTTGGGATTGTTGGATACTGGGGGTTTCGAGTAGGAACAACAATGGCTATAAAAATTACACTTGCTATTATAATTCCAATTGTTTTTGCTGTCATTTGGGGGCTATTTGGAGCTCCACATGCAGAATGGGAAGTACAAGGTATATTACATGTATTACTAGAAATTATCGTATTTGGAGTAGGTATTGTAGCGTTATATCATTTGAAGCATCATATGCTAGCAAGTGGACTGGCTATTGTTATTGTTGTAAATCGAATACTAATGTTTATTTGGAATCAATAG
- a CDS encoding tRNA threonylcarbamoyladenosine dehydratase yields the protein MLHQFSRNELAFGKEGLEILKNSTVGILGIGGVGSFAAEALARSGVGRLVLVDKDVVDITNVNRQIHALVSTVGRSKVELMKERIADINPECEVIGLEMFYTDETYEEFFKHGLDFVVDASDTITFKIHLIKQCLRRKIKIISSMGAANKMDPTRFRIADISKTHTDPIAKVIRTKLRKEGIKKGVKVVFSDENPIVIREEVRKEIVPDENAKIRKAKLPPSSNAFVPSVAGLIMASHVVRERIKNVEVKRVGQE from the coding sequence ATGTTACATCAATTTTCACGTAATGAATTAGCCTTCGGTAAAGAAGGACTTGAAATATTAAAAAATAGTACAGTCGGTATTTTAGGAATTGGCGGCGTAGGTTCTTTTGCAGCTGAAGCGTTAGCACGTTCTGGCGTAGGACGTCTCGTATTAGTTGATAAAGACGTTGTAGATATTACAAACGTAAACCGTCAAATTCACGCTTTAGTATCTACTGTAGGACGTTCAAAAGTAGAATTAATGAAAGAGCGTATCGCAGACATTAACCCAGAGTGTGAAGTAATTGGACTAGAAATGTTTTATACAGATGAAACATATGAAGAGTTCTTTAAGCACGGTTTGGACTTCGTAGTGGATGCATCTGATACGATTACGTTCAAAATTCATTTAATTAAACAGTGCTTACGTCGCAAAATTAAAATTATCTCAAGTATGGGTGCTGCAAATAAAATGGACCCAACTCGTTTCCGTATTGCAGATATCTCTAAAACACATACAGATCCAATTGCGAAAGTCATTCGTACGAAGCTTCGTAAAGAGGGTATTAAAAAAGGTGTAAAAGTTGTCTTTTCTGACGAAAACCCAATCGTAATTCGTGAAGAGGTACGTAAAGAAATTGTACCAGACGAAAATGCAAAAATTCGTAAAGCGAAATTACCGCCTTCATCAAATGCATTCGTACCATCAGTGGCAGGCCTAATTATGGCAAGTCACGTTGTACGTGAACGTATTAAAAACGTAGAAGTGAAGCGTGTAGGGCAAGAATAA
- a CDS encoding RsfA family transcriptional regulator, with protein MKTRQDAWTKEDDLLLAETVLRHIRSGSTQIKAFDEVGDALNRTSAACGFRWNAEVRPNYEDAVQLAKKQRKELKRSEANIEKDRFTKTKQLVIDADFSEDITPSKQDLTMQNVISFLQNLEHNNPSLAKLQTENDVLQAQLTSLQKTNHELETKLAVLTKKQQAIEEDYAMLVRIMDRARKLVSVEEQEEQIAPIFKTDQNGNLDIIYSAEN; from the coding sequence ATGAAAACACGTCAAGATGCATGGACAAAAGAAGATGATCTCCTTTTAGCAGAAACTGTTTTACGACATATTCGCAGCGGAAGTACACAAATAAAAGCATTCGATGAAGTTGGCGATGCGTTGAACCGGACTTCAGCAGCTTGCGGCTTTAGATGGAACGCTGAAGTAAGACCGAATTACGAAGATGCGGTGCAGCTTGCAAAAAAACAACGTAAAGAATTAAAACGTTCTGAAGCTAATATAGAAAAAGATCGGTTCACAAAAACGAAGCAACTCGTAATTGACGCCGATTTTTCAGAAGATATTACGCCAAGTAAACAAGATCTTACAATGCAAAATGTCATCTCATTTTTACAAAATTTAGAACATAACAATCCTTCACTTGCAAAGTTGCAAACTGAAAATGATGTATTACAAGCTCAGCTCACTTCTCTGCAAAAAACGAATCATGAACTTGAAACGAAATTAGCGGTACTCACAAAAAAACAACAAGCAATCGAAGAAGATTACGCGATGCTTGTTCGAATTATGGATCGTGCTCGAAAACTTGTTTCAGTCGAAGAGCAAGAAGAGCAAATTGCCCCGATTTTCAAAACTGATCAAAACGGGAATTTAGATATTATTTATTCTGCAGAGAATTAA
- the aspS gene encoding aspartate--tRNA ligase — MAERTHSCGKVTVEAVGQTVQLKGWVQKRRDLGGLIFIDLRDRTGIVQVVFNPETSKEALEVAETIRSEYVLHVEGTVVERGEGAINDNMATGRIEVQAIKVNVLNAAKTTPIIIADDTDASEDVRLKYRYLDLRRPVMFNTFKMRHDVTKTIRNFLDTEEFLEVETPILTKSTPEGARDYLVPSRVHDGEFYALPQSPQLFKQLLMVGGFERYYQVARCFRDEDLRADRQPEFTQIDIEASFLTQDEILDMMERMMTKVMKDAKGVEVSAPFPRMKYADAMARYGSDKPDTRFEMELTDLSEFAAGCGFKVFTSAVESGGQVKAINAKGAASKYSRKDIDALTEFVKVYGAKGLAWLKVEEDGLKGPIAKFFSEEDANVLMSTLEATAGDLLLFVADKKSVVADSLGALRLRLGKELELIDESKFNFLWVTDWPLLEYDEDADRYFAAHHPFTMPFREDVELLETAPEKARAQAYDLVLNGYELGGGSLRIYERDVQEKMFKALGFSQEEAQEQFGFLLEAFEYGTPPHGGIALGLDRLVMLLAGRTNLRDTIAFPKTASASCLLTEAPSPVAEAQLEELNLKLKLSLKEEK; from the coding sequence GTGGCTGAAAGAACACATTCATGTGGAAAAGTAACAGTAGAAGCAGTTGGACAGACGGTTCAATTAAAAGGTTGGGTACAAAAACGCCGTGACTTAGGTGGATTAATCTTTATCGATTTACGTGACCGTACAGGTATCGTACAAGTTGTATTTAACCCAGAAACATCAAAAGAAGCGTTAGAAGTAGCAGAAACAATTCGTAGCGAATACGTATTACACGTAGAAGGTACAGTTGTTGAACGTGGTGAAGGCGCAATTAATGACAATATGGCGACTGGTCGTATTGAAGTACAAGCAATAAAAGTAAATGTACTAAATGCAGCGAAAACAACGCCAATTATCATTGCTGATGATACAGATGCATCAGAAGATGTGCGTTTAAAATATCGTTATTTAGACTTACGTCGTCCTGTAATGTTCAATACATTCAAAATGCGTCACGACGTAACAAAAACAATTCGTAACTTCCTAGATACAGAAGAGTTCTTAGAAGTAGAAACACCAATTTTAACGAAAAGCACGCCAGAAGGAGCTCGTGACTATTTAGTACCAAGTCGTGTACATGATGGTGAATTCTATGCGTTACCACAGTCTCCACAGCTATTTAAACAGCTTCTTATGGTCGGCGGATTTGAGCGCTACTATCAAGTAGCACGCTGTTTCCGTGACGAAGATTTACGTGCAGACCGTCAACCTGAATTCACGCAAATCGATATCGAAGCTTCATTCTTAACACAAGATGAAATTTTAGATATGATGGAGCGTATGATGACGAAAGTTATGAAGGATGCAAAGGGTGTAGAAGTTAGTGCACCATTCCCTCGTATGAAATATGCTGATGCAATGGCTCGCTACGGTTCTGATAAGCCAGATACACGCTTTGAAATGGAACTAACAGACTTATCTGAGTTTGCAGCAGGTTGTGGCTTTAAAGTGTTTACAAGTGCTGTAGAAAGCGGCGGACAAGTAAAAGCAATTAATGCAAAAGGCGCTGCGAGCAAATACTCTCGCAAAGACATCGATGCATTAACTGAATTCGTGAAAGTATACGGTGCGAAAGGTCTAGCTTGGCTTAAAGTGGAAGAAGACGGCCTAAAAGGACCGATTGCGAAATTCTTCAGTGAAGAAGATGCAAATGTGTTAATGAGCACATTAGAAGCCACTGCTGGCGACTTATTACTATTCGTAGCAGATAAGAAGAGCGTTGTTGCAGATAGCTTAGGCGCACTTCGTTTACGTCTAGGTAAAGAGCTTGAGCTAATTGACGAAAGTAAATTTAACTTCCTATGGGTAACGGATTGGCCACTTCTTGAGTACGATGAAGATGCAGATCGTTACTTCGCAGCTCACCACCCATTCACAATGCCATTCCGTGAAGACGTTGAGTTACTAGAAACAGCACCAGAAAAAGCACGTGCACAAGCATATGACCTTGTATTAAACGGTTATGAGCTTGGTGGTGGATCACTTCGTATTTACGAGCGTGACGTACAAGAAAAAATGTTCAAAGCACTTGGATTCTCACAAGAAGAAGCGCAAGAGCAATTCGGATTCTTATTAGAAGCATTCGAATACGGTACACCACCACACGGCGGAATCGCATTAGGTTTAGATCGTCTTGTTATGTTACTTGCAGGCCGTACGAACCTTCGTGATACAATTGCATTCCCGAAAACAGCAAGCGCAAGCTGCTTATTAACAGAAGCTCCAAGCCCAGTTGCAGAAGCGCAGCTTGAAGAGTTAAACTTAAAATTAAAATTAAGCTTAAAAGAAGAGAAGTAA
- the cymR gene encoding cysteine metabolism transcriptional regulator CymR: protein MKISTKGRYGLTIMIDLAKKFGEGPISLKSIAQAHDLSEHYLEQLISPLRNARLVKSTRGAYGGYVLSDQPANITAGDVIRVLEGPISVVEMIEEEEPAQRQLWMRVRDAVQEVLDSTTLEDLVRYEEENHGGYMFYI from the coding sequence ATGAAGATTTCAACAAAAGGCCGCTATGGCTTAACAATTATGATTGATCTTGCAAAAAAGTTTGGTGAAGGTCCGATTTCATTAAAATCAATTGCGCAGGCGCATGACTTATCCGAGCATTACTTAGAGCAATTAATTTCACCGCTTCGTAACGCTCGTCTTGTAAAGAGTACGCGCGGGGCATATGGCGGATATGTATTATCTGATCAACCGGCTAACATTACAGCTGGTGATGTAATACGTGTATTAGAGGGACCGATTAGTGTTGTAGAAATGATAGAAGAAGAAGAGCCAGCACAGCGCCAGTTATGGATGCGTGTTCGTGATGCGGTGCAAGAAGTGTTAGATAGTACAACGTTAGAAGATTTAGTACGTTATGAGGAAGAAAATCACGGGGGCTATATGTTTTACATTTAA
- the mnmA gene encoding tRNA 2-thiouridine(34) synthase MnmA, whose protein sequence is MNKLPHETRVVIGMSGGVDSSVAALLLKEQGYDVIGIFMKNWDDTDENGVCTATEDYNDVIEVCNQIGIPYYAVNFEKQYWDKVFTYFLDEYRAGRTPNPDVMCNKEIKFKAFLEHAIALGADYVATGHYARVAYMDGEYKMLRGVDDNKDQTYFLNQLSQEQLSKTMFPLGELKKPQIREMAKEAGLATAAKKDSTGICFIGERNFKDFLSNYLPAQPGVMQTLSGEVKGKHDGLMYYTIGQRHGLGIGGNGDPWFAVGKNLKENILYVDQGFHNELLYGDEVIATNVGWVSNKEKETEFKCTAKFRYRQEDNKVTVQIVDENTVRILCDEPIRAITPGQAVVFYDGDECLGGATIDEVYRSGKKLDYLG, encoded by the coding sequence ATGAACAAACTACCTCACGAAACACGCGTTGTCATCGGAATGTCCGGTGGCGTCGATTCATCTGTAGCAGCACTTTTATTAAAAGAGCAAGGTTATGATGTAATCGGAATTTTTATGAAAAACTGGGATGATACAGATGAGAATGGTGTCTGCACAGCAACAGAAGATTACAATGATGTAATTGAAGTGTGTAACCAAATTGGTATTCCGTATTATGCAGTAAACTTTGAAAAACAATACTGGGATAAAGTATTTACGTACTTCTTAGATGAGTACCGAGCTGGTCGTACACCAAACCCAGATGTAATGTGTAATAAAGAAATTAAATTTAAAGCATTTTTAGAGCATGCAATTGCGCTTGGTGCGGATTATGTGGCAACAGGCCATTATGCACGCGTTGCTTATATGGACGGCGAATATAAAATGCTTCGCGGTGTTGATGATAATAAAGATCAAACATATTTCTTAAATCAATTAAGCCAAGAGCAATTATCAAAAACAATGTTCCCGTTAGGTGAATTAAAGAAACCGCAAATTCGTGAAATGGCGAAAGAAGCTGGTTTAGCGACAGCGGCGAAAAAAGATAGTACAGGTATTTGCTTCATTGGTGAGCGTAACTTTAAAGATTTCTTAAGTAACTACTTACCGGCACAACCAGGTGTAATGCAAACATTATCTGGTGAAGTGAAAGGGAAGCATGACGGTTTAATGTATTATACAATTGGACAACGTCATGGCCTTGGAATTGGTGGTAATGGTGATCCATGGTTTGCTGTTGGGAAAAACCTAAAAGAAAACATTTTATATGTTGATCAAGGATTCCATAACGAACTTCTATATGGTGATGAAGTTATTGCCACCAATGTAGGATGGGTAAGTAACAAAGAAAAAGAAACAGAATTTAAGTGCACGGCGAAATTCCGTTATCGTCAAGAAGACAATAAAGTAACGGTTCAAATCGTTGATGAAAATACAGTTCGTATTCTTTGTGATGAGCCAATTCGTGCAATTACACCAGGACAAGCAGTCGTTTTCTATGATGGAGATGAGTGCTTAGGCGGTGCTACAATTGATGAAGTATACCGTAGTGGTAAGAAATTGGATTATTTAGGATAA
- a CDS encoding cysteine desulfurase family protein, with protein sequence MERIYLDHAATSPTHPEVVEKMIPYMTEIFGNPSSIHFYGRQTRHTVDEARRVCARSIHANPNEIIFTSGGTEADNLALIGVARANRHKGNHIITTQIEHHAILHTCELLEREGFEVTYLPVDETGRIQVSDIQKALTEKTILVSVMFGNNEVGTMQPIVEIGKLLKEHQAYFHTDAVQAYGLVEINVKEFGIDLLSISAHKINGPKGIGFLYAGANVKFEPLLIGGEQERKRRAGTENVPSIAGLQHAILIAEKTREQKNAQYEEFKDIMVSVFKNEGITFEVNGNLEHRLPHVLNISFTGMNIEPFLVNLDLAGISVSSGSACTAGSIDPSHVLVAMFGKDSDQIRSSVRFSFGLGNTKEQIEKAAYETVKIVKRLTQN encoded by the coding sequence ATGGAACGCATTTACTTAGATCATGCTGCGACATCTCCGACTCACCCAGAAGTGGTCGAAAAGATGATTCCATATATGACAGAAATATTCGGGAACCCGTCTAGTATTCACTTTTATGGACGTCAAACTCGTCACACAGTAGATGAGGCGAGACGAGTGTGTGCACGCAGCATTCATGCGAATCCGAATGAAATTATATTTACGAGCGGTGGTACAGAAGCTGATAATTTAGCGCTTATAGGTGTAGCACGTGCGAATCGTCATAAAGGTAACCACATAATAACGACGCAAATTGAACATCATGCGATTTTGCATACGTGCGAATTGTTAGAGCGTGAAGGGTTTGAAGTGACATATTTACCTGTCGATGAAACAGGGCGCATTCAAGTTTCTGACATACAAAAGGCATTAACAGAAAAGACGATTCTTGTATCTGTTATGTTTGGGAATAATGAAGTAGGGACGATGCAACCGATTGTGGAAATAGGAAAGCTGTTAAAAGAGCATCAAGCGTATTTCCATACAGATGCGGTACAAGCTTACGGTTTAGTAGAAATTAATGTGAAAGAGTTTGGTATTGATTTATTATCAATTTCAGCTCATAAAATTAATGGGCCAAAAGGTATAGGTTTCTTATACGCTGGTGCAAATGTGAAATTTGAACCGTTATTAATAGGCGGAGAGCAAGAAAGAAAACGCCGTGCTGGTACGGAAAATGTTCCTAGTATTGCTGGGCTTCAGCATGCAATTCTTATAGCTGAAAAAACTCGTGAGCAAAAAAATGCCCAATATGAAGAGTTTAAAGATATAATGGTATCTGTCTTCAAAAATGAAGGCATTACTTTCGAGGTAAACGGAAACTTAGAACATCGCTTACCGCATGTACTTAATATAAGTTTTACAGGAATGAACATTGAACCGTTTCTTGTGAACTTAGACCTAGCTGGCATTTCAGTATCAAGTGGTTCTGCTTGTACAGCTGGTTCGATTGATCCATCACATGTATTAGTAGCGATGTTTGGGAAAGACTCCGATCAAATACGTTCATCCGTACGCTTTAGTTTTGGACTTGGAAATACGAAAGAGCAAATTGAAAAAGCGGCGTACGAAACAGTGAAAATCGTGAAGCGATTAACACAAAATTAG
- a CDS encoding replication-associated recombination protein A yields MKQPLAHRMRPTNIQEIIGQQHLVGEGKILWRMVQANHFQSMILYGPPGTGKTSIASAIAGSTGTPFRLLNAVTHNKKDMEVVVQEAKMHRHLVLILDEVHRLDKAKQDFLLPHLESGLLTLIGATTSNPFHAINSAIRSRCQIFELHALTEDDILIGLKRALEDKEKGLGEYAVTVTDEALHHFANASGGDMRSAYNALELAVLSSFTTDDQAAEITLEIAEECLQKKSFVHDKGGDAHYDVLSAFQKSVRGSDVNAALHYLARLIEAGDLQSIGRRLLIMAYEDIGLASPQAGPRTLAAIESAERVGFPEARIPLANAVIELCLSPKSNSAYKALDAALHDLRNGQTGDIPSHLKDSHYKGAESLGRGIGYLYPHDHPNGWVRQQYLPDKIKSKQYYKPKTTGKFEQALSTVYERLQTSNKTKNKG; encoded by the coding sequence ATGAAACAACCACTCGCACATCGAATGCGCCCTACAAATATTCAAGAAATTATTGGGCAACAACATTTAGTTGGTGAAGGAAAGATTTTATGGCGAATGGTCCAAGCCAATCATTTTCAATCTATGATTTTATACGGTCCTCCAGGTACAGGAAAAACATCCATTGCCAGTGCAATTGCTGGAAGTACCGGTACCCCGTTTCGTCTATTGAATGCTGTTACTCACAATAAAAAAGATATGGAAGTTGTCGTACAAGAAGCGAAGATGCATCGACACCTCGTTTTAATTTTAGATGAAGTTCACCGTCTAGATAAAGCAAAGCAAGACTTTCTATTACCTCACTTAGAAAGCGGACTTCTTACTTTAATTGGTGCAACGACAAGTAATCCATTCCATGCAATAAACTCCGCTATTCGAAGCAGGTGTCAAATTTTCGAATTACACGCACTAACAGAAGATGATATTTTAATTGGGTTAAAAAGAGCTTTAGAAGATAAAGAAAAAGGCCTTGGAGAATATGCTGTAACGGTAACAGATGAAGCACTACATCACTTTGCAAACGCCTCTGGTGGTGATATGCGTTCCGCTTATAACGCACTTGAGCTTGCTGTATTATCTAGCTTTACTACAGACGATCAAGCGGCTGAAATCACACTCGAGATTGCGGAAGAATGCTTACAAAAGAAGAGCTTCGTTCACGACAAAGGCGGCGATGCTCATTATGACGTATTATCAGCATTTCAAAAATCAGTGCGCGGAAGTGATGTAAATGCAGCGCTCCATTATTTAGCACGCCTTATTGAAGCAGGTGATTTACAAAGTATTGGCAGACGCCTTCTTATTATGGCTTATGAAGATATTGGACTTGCTAGCCCACAAGCTGGACCACGTACACTAGCTGCAATTGAATCAGCTGAACGAGTTGGATTCCCAGAAGCACGCATCCCACTTGCAAATGCCGTTATCGAGCTATGCTTATCACCAAAATCAAATTCAGCTTATAAAGCACTGGATGCTGCATTACACGATTTACGCAACGGTCAAACAGGTGACATTCCAAGCCATTTAAAAGATAGTCATTACAAAGGCGCAGAATCACTTGGAAGAGGCATTGGATATTTATATCCACACGACCATCCAAACGGCTGGGTAAGGCAACAATACTTACCTGATAAAATAAAAAGCAAGCAATATTATAAACCGAAAACGACAGGGAAATTTGAGCAAGCTCTTTCTACTGTTTATGAAAGATTACAAACTTCGAATAAAACGAAAAATAAAGGGTAA